The Streptomyces sp. NBC_00569 genomic sequence GCCGGTCAGGGACCTTCTCCTACGGAGTTCGTGTTCCCGGCGATGTCGATATCGATCGTATCCAGGCAGATATGGCGGACGGCGTTCTGACGCTGCGCCTGCCGAAGACCGCTGCGGTGACGCGGCGAAAGATCGAAATCCGCGCCGAGGGCAACGACAAATAGGGGCTGAGCGGCGCCTTGCCCCTCTCAGTGTCCCCCTGCCCGGCCCGGACGTCCTGCCGGCGGGGAACGGCGGGGGTCAGTGTTCAGGACCGCCGGGCGGCGACGTCGGCACGCGCAGGCGCCGCACGAGGAGCAGCGTCGCGTCATCGGTCTGGTGGGCACCGGCCATGTCCTGCGCGACGGCCTGCCCGTAGCGCTCCAGGCCGTCGTGGCCGGCTGTGATGCCTCCTCGGGCCAGGCGTTCCGCCACGCGCAGCAGGCGCGCCATGTCGGTGTCGAGGTCGCTGCCGCGCCGCTCGACGAGCCCGTCGGTGTACATCAGCACCACATCGCCCGGTGACAGCGTCGTCTCCGTGGCGGTGTACGTCGCCCCCGGCACGACCCCGAGCGGCAACCCCGGGCCGTCCGGCGGGTAGGAGAGCAGGCGGGCGCTTCCTCCGCGCACCAGTACGGGCCGGGGGTGGCCGGCGCACACCCAGCGCAGGAGCGACGTGGCGGGGTGGAAGCGGGCCACGATGGCGGTGGCGGTGGACTCCGGCCCATCGTCGCAGGCGACATGGTTGAGCCAGGCGGTCAGCTTCTCGACCGGCTCGTCGGTGTAGGCGAGGCCGGCCAGGGCGTAGCGGAGTTTGGCCATGAGGGTGACCGCCTCCAGACCGTGCCCGCGCGCGTCGCCGATCGCGAGGAGCGCCCGGCCGCTGGGCAGCACGCGGGCCTTGAACCAGTCCCCCCCGACCCCCGCGGCTTCGGGGTCCGGGCAGTACACCGCCGCGGTGTCGAGGCCCAGGGGAGCCAGCTCGTTCGCGAAGCGGGGCACCACCGCGTCGCGCAGGGTGACGGCGACGTCGGTGAGGCCTCGGGTGCGCTCCCGCTCCGAGTGAGCCTCCTGTTCGGCGTGCTGGGCACGCTCGCGGCTGCGCCGGCCGCGGGTGATGTCCATGATGACGCCGCGCACCCCCCAGACGGGGCCGCCCTGGAGCCGCACGGGTTCGGCCGAGAACCGTACGATCCGGGCCGGCACCCGCGTAAGGGTCAGTTCGCACTCCGCGCTGCGACCCCGCACGATCACGTCCGTCAGCACCTCGTAGAGGGTCCCCCGGTCCCCCGGATCCGTCATCGCCGCCAGGTCCGGGAGGCCGGGCACGGGTGCCACGGGGCCGAGGCCGAGGACCTGCTGCATCCCGTACGACCCGAGGACCGCGCTGTCGCCGAGGTTCCACTCCGCCCAGCAGACCTGGGCCATCCGCTGGGCGGCCCGGGTCAGCGTCTCGCGGTGCCCCCGTTCCCAGGTCAGCAGCAGATGGCCGCCACAGCGGGCGGCACGTACCTCGTTGCTGATGCGCACGACGGGACCGTTGGGCGCGTGCACGAACCACTCCCCGGACACCGGCCCCTGCGGCCGGCCCGTCCGGTACGCGTCGGCGAGCAGGCGCGGCACCCTGCTGTTCTCCATGCTGGGGAACAGGTCGAACAGACGCACACGTCCCGGCCATGGCTGGGACCACGACTCCCACTCGGGCGCGACGGCGGCGGCGTAACGGCGGCACGCCGCGTTCTGCCCGGCGTAGAGGAAGTCCAGCGTTCCGTCGGCGGCGAGGACCGGTTCGATCAGCAGCCCGGGGACCGGCATCGCGTCGAAGAGTTCCTTCGCCTCGCAGGGCGGCATCCCGGCCGCGTCCTGTTCCGGTACCTCTCCTGTGCCCGGCCCGCTCGCCTGCTGTTCCCGTAGTCCGACGTACTCATGGATCCTGCGGCGCTGCTCCGCGATCAGCTCCTCCACGGCACGCGCGTCGCCCGGGGCCTGGCTGCCGACTTTGTCGTCCATGACACCGCCGATTCCCGGTCATGTCACTCCACGGCCGATGTCAGCCGGTGACGATTCCTGTGACGAGGTTGATGGTCGTGGCGAGGATGCTGGTGCCGAAGACGTAGGACAGCAGCGAGTGCCGCAACACCACCGAACGGATCGTCGAGGTCGAGACGTTGGTGTCGGACACCTGATAGGTCATGCCGAGGTTGTAGCTGAAATAGAGGAAGTCCCGGTACGCGGGCGGGTCGTCGTTGTTGAAGTCGATCCCGCCGGCGGCTGTGTAGTACAAGTACGCGTAACGCGTGGCGTACATCAGATGGAGCGCCGCCCAGGCCATGAACACGCCACCGAGGGCGACGGCCGCCGCGGCGTGGCCGCTCTCGGACTTGCCGAGCAGGAGAAGCAGCACGGTGGCGACCAGGCCGCACAGCGCGACGCCGACGATCACGAGCTCGTCGGTGACGGGCTGGAAGTCCTCACGTCGGGCGTTGGCACGGGTGGCTCTGGCATCCATCGGCCACAGCACCGCCCAGCCCGCCAGCACGAAGACCAGCTCCGTCGCGGCGATACCGGAGAGAACACCCAGCGCGGCGTTGTTCACCACCCCGACGATCGCCCCGACCACCGCACCGGCAACCACGGAGACACCGAGCCGGGGGACCGCGGACAAGGGCAGCCATGTGCTCATGGATCAGCACATTAGTCTTTCCGCCACGGGCCAGCCTGGCGAACCCCGCTGCGGGGACACAGACTGGGTTCAGCTCGATCTGCCCCGACCCGGCTCGACTCGACGCAGCTCGAATCGACTCGGCTCGACGCAGCTCGACTCGGCTGCGTTCAGATCAGAACCCCCGCTCGGAGCCGGTGGTATATACCGGACATGCCTACTTCCCGCCGCCCACTCGCCGCCGTGACCAGGCACGGTTGGCGGCCTGCCGTGGTCAGCGCGGTGCGCCTGCTCTCCCCGCGCGGCTCACTCGCGCTCCATCGGGCGGACGGGGCACTTCTCTTCGCCGCGCGCGGCGCCTTGGCGATGGCGCTGGTGGCACTGCCGGTGGCGTTCGCGGGTCGGCCCGACCTCTCCGTGTACGCCATGCTGGGCGCCTTCACGACGACGTTCGGGCGCAACCTGCCCTACCCGCGCCGCTCTCGCGTGCTCGCGATGGTGGCGGTGGCGATGACGGCGTTGGTGGGCTGCGGGTCCGCTCTCGCCGCCTGGGTCCGTCCGGGAGCCGGGGGCTGGGGCGCCGCCGCTGTGGTCACGGCGACGGCGGTGGTCGCCGGGCTGGCGAAGCTGACGTGTGACGCGACCCGGTTGAGCGGGCTCGGCGCGGTGCTCCTGCTGTTCTCCTTCGCGGTGGCGGCCAACGGCTCACCCACCACCGCCGACGTTCTCCCGCAGACCGGGCTCACCGCGGCCGGGGCCACGGTCGCCTGGGTACTCGGAGTGTCCGGCTGGCTGACGCACCCGGACCGGCCGCAGAGATTCGCCGTCGCCAGGGCACTACGGGAGCTCGCCGGACTGCTCACCGAGCCCGGAGGACCGGGCCCGGACGTACAGCAGGCGCGACACCGCACGACCGTCGCGGTGCTCCAGGCGTACCACTCCCTCGGTGTCGCGCCTCCCACGCAGACGGACCGGGCAGGCCGGGAGGGAATCTTCGTACGCCTCACCGACCTGTCCTGGTCGCTGCTGATCAACTCGGCGCGCCGGCCGCCGGCCGACCCCGCCGCGACGGCGGATCAACTGCTCCGACAGGCTGATGTCCTCACCGAGCGGCGCCGCCGGCCGCCGGCACTCCTGCCCGGGCTGCCCCTCGCGTCTCCGGCGGCGCAGGACGGCGTGGACGCGCCCATGACTCCTGTGGCCCCCGCCACCGGACCGGGCCAACCTGTCACCTGGCGCGCCACCGAACTCCTGATGGGACGACGCGCCGGCGGCCCCGAACACCGCGCCGTCCTCGCCGTTCCCGCGGTGCGGATGGTCCTGGGCACCGGGATCGCGGGCGGGCTGGCCGTGGCCGGAGGACTCGAGCACAGCTACTGGGCGTCGATCTCCGCCGCCGCCGTACTGCACTCCGTCAACCTGCGCACCACGGCCCAGCGCGCCGTCCAGCGCACCCTCGGCACGGTCGTCGGCCTGCTCCTCGCCCTGGGCGTGTTGGCCACGGACCCCGAGCCGGTGGCGCTGGCCTGCGTCATCGTGCTCCTCGAATTCCTCCTCGAGTACTTCGTCCCGCGCAACTACGGCCTCGGCGTCGTCTTCCTCACCCCGCTGGCCCTCCTGATGAGCGACCTGGCCTCGCCCGCCCCCGCCGGGCAACTCGTCGCCGACCGCGTGCTGGGCAGCGTGCTCGGCATCGTCGTCGGGCTCGCCTGCGCGCTTGTGGTCGTCCACGACCGTGCCGCGCTGCGCGTCGAGCGTGCGCTGGCCGCCTGCACGCGGGCATCCGATCACGCGGAACGGTCGCTGGCCGAAGGCTCGGGACCCCAGTTCCCGGAGGTGCAGGTCCAACTGGTGCTCGCAGTGGTCGAGTTGCGTGATGCCGACGACGCCGCCGCGGGCGAAGTCTGGCCGGCAGGGATCGATCCCGCCGAACTCGCCGCCGCCGAGCAGCGTGCCTACCTCCTGCTGGAGCGCCTCCACCACCAGCGCTGACGACCGGCGTCCGACGCGCGCGAGACTCCGGGCCCGGGCTAGCGTGGTGTGATGCGCCACGAGGTGTCCGACGCCCACACCGCGAGGGCGGTGGGAAGCGGTGACCTGCCCGTTCTCGCCACCCCGTGGCTGATCGCGTGGATGGAGGCGGCCACCGTACGGGCCGCCGCTCCCTTCACGACGCCGGGCCGGACGACGGTCGGAACCGGTGTGCGCATCAAGCACCTTCGTGCCACACGGGTGGGTGCCTGGGTCGACGTCCTCGCGGAACCGCCCGCAGAGGCTGAGGGCCG encodes the following:
- a CDS encoding PP2C family protein-serine/threonine phosphatase, producing the protein MDDKVGSQAPGDARAVEELIAEQRRRIHEYVGLREQQASGPGTGEVPEQDAAGMPPCEAKELFDAMPVPGLLIEPVLAADGTLDFLYAGQNAACRRYAAAVAPEWESWSQPWPGRVRLFDLFPSMENSRVPRLLADAYRTGRPQGPVSGEWFVHAPNGPVVRISNEVRAARCGGHLLLTWERGHRETLTRAAQRMAQVCWAEWNLGDSAVLGSYGMQQVLGLGPVAPVPGLPDLAAMTDPGDRGTLYEVLTDVIVRGRSAECELTLTRVPARIVRFSAEPVRLQGGPVWGVRGVIMDITRGRRSRERAQHAEQEAHSERERTRGLTDVAVTLRDAVVPRFANELAPLGLDTAAVYCPDPEAAGVGGDWFKARVLPSGRALLAIGDARGHGLEAVTLMAKLRYALAGLAYTDEPVEKLTAWLNHVACDDGPESTATAIVARFHPATSLLRWVCAGHPRPVLVRGGSARLLSYPPDGPGLPLGVVPGATYTATETTLSPGDVVLMYTDGLVERRGSDLDTDMARLLRVAERLARGGITAGHDGLERYGQAVAQDMAGAHQTDDATLLLVRRLRVPTSPPGGPEH
- a CDS encoding DUF1345 domain-containing protein, translated to MSTWLPLSAVPRLGVSVVAGAVVGAIVGVVNNAALGVLSGIAATELVFVLAGWAVLWPMDARATRANARREDFQPVTDELVIVGVALCGLVATVLLLLLGKSESGHAAAAVALGGVFMAWAALHLMYATRYAYLYYTAAGGIDFNNDDPPAYRDFLYFSYNLGMTYQVSDTNVSTSTIRSVVLRHSLLSYVFGTSILATTINLVTGIVTG
- a CDS encoding FUSC family protein encodes the protein MPTSRRPLAAVTRHGWRPAVVSAVRLLSPRGSLALHRADGALLFAARGALAMALVALPVAFAGRPDLSVYAMLGAFTTTFGRNLPYPRRSRVLAMVAVAMTALVGCGSALAAWVRPGAGGWGAAAVVTATAVVAGLAKLTCDATRLSGLGAVLLLFSFAVAANGSPTTADVLPQTGLTAAGATVAWVLGVSGWLTHPDRPQRFAVARALRELAGLLTEPGGPGPDVQQARHRTTVAVLQAYHSLGVAPPTQTDRAGREGIFVRLTDLSWSLLINSARRPPADPAATADQLLRQADVLTERRRRPPALLPGLPLASPAAQDGVDAPMTPVAPATGPGQPVTWRATELLMGRRAGGPEHRAVLAVPAVRMVLGTGIAGGLAVAGGLEHSYWASISAAAVLHSVNLRTTAQRAVQRTLGTVVGLLLALGVLATDPEPVALACVIVLLEFLLEYFVPRNYGLGVVFLTPLALLMSDLASPAPAGQLVADRVLGSVLGIVVGLACALVVVHDRAALRVERALAACTRASDHAERSLAEGSGPQFPEVQVQLVLAVVELRDADDAAAGEVWPAGIDPAELAAAEQRAYLLLERLHHQR
- a CDS encoding thioesterase family protein, with translation MRHEVSDAHTARAVGSGDLPVLATPWLIAWMEAATVRAAAPFTTPGRTTVGTGVRIKHLRATRVGAWVDVLAEPPAEAEGRRLTFLVRAVDCTGELVATGEIDRAIVERQRFLAQASARGSGIDQGGRGGLP